A window from Zingiber officinale cultivar Zhangliang chromosome 7A, Zo_v1.1, whole genome shotgun sequence encodes these proteins:
- the LOC122001991 gene encoding uncharacterized protein LOC122001991: MLEASVSSILASVYCWFTPGVLFLFLNLVIGGIAFASVFTSRHQPGSSDTGAYAGHYLARSLSRRSSVVLDRFRTFKLHGDESLEIPDLTAAAATEDADNAKVSSGNFVVRSLSRSSSIVLDGLRSSFYARRYGSGHIEDPTDVAPAAGYEVSDDGRGYSAVHSLARSISRSSSIVLDSLRSFNLHRSPPPDAAASGEIVDEGPLALGEPQRENEEDEELHHLDRSLSDTHPTAGEMPRKLAVRMRKSASDNSAFAHFSKAEVEEVARGAEDVAEGDAYDQVDARADDFINRFRQQLKLQRLQSILRYKETLNHGN; encoded by the coding sequence atgttGGAGGCGTCGGTGTCGTCGATCTTAGCGTCGGTATACTGCTGGTTCACACCGGGTGTCCTCTTCCTGTTCCTCAATCTAGTTATCGGCGGCATCGCTTTCGCCTCCGTATTCACCTCCCGCCACCAGCCCGGAAGCAGCGACACAGGAGCTTACGCCGGACACTACCTCGCCCGGTCACTCTCCCGAAGGTCCTCCGTCGTCCTCGACCGCTTTCGCACCTTCAAGCTCCACGGCGACGAATCCCTTGAGATCCCCGATctgaccgccgccgccgccacagAGGATGCGGACAACGCCAAAGTATCTTCCGGTAACTTCGTCGTTCGATCCCTCTCACGCTCCTCTTCCATCGTCCTCGACGGCCTACGGTCGTCCTTCTACGCCCGTCGCTACGGCTCCGGCCATATCGAGGATCCGACGGACGTCGCGCCTGCCGCTGGGTACGAGGTCAGCGACGATGGCAGAGGGTACTCCGCCGTCCATTCCCTCGCCAGATCCATCTCACGCTCCTCCTCAATCGTACTCGACAGTCTCCGATCCTTCAACCTTCATCGAAGCCCTCCTCCAGACGCCGCCGCCTCAGGCGAGATCGTGGACGAGGGACCCCTGGCCCTCGGGGAGCCACAGAGGGAGAATGAGGAGGACGAGGAGCTGCATCACTTGGACCGGAGCCTTTCGGATACGCATCCGACGGCGGGAGAGATGCCGCGGAAGCTGGCGGTGCGGATGAGGAAGTCGGCCAGCGATAATTCGGCGTTCGCGCACTTTAGCAAGGCGGAGGTGGAGGAGGTAGCGAGGGGGGCCGAGGATGTTGCGGAAGGAGACGCCTACGATCAGGTGGACGCGCGGGCGGACGACTTCATTAACCGGTTCCGGCAGCAGCTGAAGCTGCAGCGTCTGCAGTCCATTTTGAGGTACAAGGAGACACTTAACCATGGAAACTAA